The Stigmatopora argus isolate UIUO_Sarg chromosome 1, RoL_Sarg_1.0, whole genome shotgun sequence genome segment TTGGCGACAACCCTGGATATCGGACTCTCCAACTGGAGCTTTCTCTTCATCACTATTAGCTTGTAAGTAATTCCTTATCACACAGTTTTTAATAGTTATGTTATCTACAATTTAGTTCCGTTTAttgtgttctgttttttttcctccaaggtACACCATGACCAAATCTTCTGCAGTACTCTTTATCCTCTTTTTCTCTCTGGTCCTAAAACTTGAAGAACCGGTGAGTACCCGAAAAGTTGTGGGAAAGATTTTTCATTTCTTAAGCCACTTTGAGACATAAACACTAACATTTAACAAGTGATGTCACCAGCAATTTAcagaaaatttgtttttttctgatggCTGGCTGCTTTTAGAGTCACTGTTCAGTTAGCAGCCATTCATTCCATTCCACCTATCCGCACAAGGGTTATGGGGGTCCTGGAGCATAGCCCCGCTAACTTAAGGCAGTAGGCAAGTTACGCCCtaaatcggttgccagccaatcgcagggcacaatgaaacaaatgaccatccacgctcacactcgtaccttaggacaatttagagtgttcaaccaacctaccaggcatgttttgggatttgtgaggaaaccagagtacccggataaaacccacagaagctcggggagaaaatgaaaactccacacaggaaggtcggaagccACCGGGGTCATTACaatcttccctcgattattgggGCTTCACTTAcggcgaattcacttcttctgatttttttctgctattaataacttttttttaagttcataaaaatgtgaatatccaTGTTGAAATTCTTAAGCGGAAGCTACTCTTGctattaggactcagcactggaaagaaaaaaatgataataataaaaaaataaaaaacggtaCTTataggcgtgtgcggtcgattggtcgccggtcttttggtcgcggtcttttggtcgcggtcttttggtcgctgtcttttagtcgccccgaccgcgacaacgggcaaccaaaagaccgtcgaccaaaagaccgtcgaccaaaagaccgtcgaccaaaagaccgtcgaccaaaagaccgtcgaccaaaagaccggcgaccaaaagaccggcgaccaaaagaccggcgaccaaaagaccggcgaccaaaagaccgacgaccaaaagaccggcgacaaaacaaggtaaaacaacacggtctacgcatcaataaaagccaacaatggccatgagcagtttcactgagccgacgtgtgagtgtataagagtttgtatgtacatgcgttgtccctttaagaagctacgttagtcagggtcttaacaagttctccaacaaaaaacaataaaagtccgggaaatttggagcttttctttagcctaataattactagggaattaagtatgactaaatcgtaattcgcagtttttattgagggaatttgagcaacgatttaaatggtaaatatcacttaccttccgggcgaccaaaagactggcgaccaatcgaccttgtaggggtgaccctactttgcgattttccgattatcgcggccatgtctgctctacattaaccgcgttATAAAAGGTTAAACAACATCAATTTAGATAAGggtgaaatatattttgaatataccAATGTATATTACTGAATTTCTCagcgtctttttttttcatttagaacCCATTCCTCATCCTGGTGGTCCTGCTGATTGCCAGTGGCCTATTTATGTTTACCTTCCAATCAACCCAGTTCAACCTGGAGGGCTTCCTAATGGTCCTCCTGGCGTCCTTCATTGGCGGGATCCGCTGGACATTCACTCAGGTGCTGATGCAGAAAGCAGAGTTGGGTCAGTGCTTGAttgttcttcatttaaaaaaatacaattggtgCTCAAGCAGACAGTTGACACTGGCCGAAAAGTGATGTAATTGGTGATAAAATTGCAATTGCCAGTAAGATGACTGTAGATTACAAGGACAAAAGACAAGCAATTTGAGGTTTCTCCTAAAGTAGGCGGAGAAAAGCCAGTAAGTTGCAACACGAGGCACGTCATACACATTGATAGTTAccattgctcaaattccatcTTCTTGTAGGGCTCCAGAACCCAGTGGATGCCATATACCACCTGCAGCCTCTCATGTTTCTTGGGCTCTTTCCTCTCTTCCTCTATAATGAAGGTGAGATAAAACTTCGCCTGTGGTTTGCTTCCCACAAAAGGATACCACCAATTCCCCATGTTAAATAGATGTGTTCTTCTCGGTTCTGTTTGTTGTTAAGGGTTGAGTCTCGGCACCTCCGACAAGTTGTTCCTGGTGACGGAGCTCCCGCCGCTCTTGTATTCTGTCTTCTTGCTATGCATTGGAGGGATCCTAGCTTTTGGTCTCGGCTTTTCAGAATTCCTGCTCGTCTCCCGAACCTCCAGTCTCACTTTATCCATTTCAGGAATCTTCAAGGTACTGTTTTGGACTATTTTTGCTGTTTATATTTGTATGTGGCACTTCGAACGTACGTGGAAACAACACTCTTGAGCACTTAGACGTGGGGtttgccatattttctcgcatacacgccgtatttgtcgctcaaaaatatgatgactgaatcgaggatacTGCTTATATTCgcgcaaattagacttgacatgcacaaaactgcaaggtgatgaggatgaaatgccataacgcaagacaaatttattttgacgtctatgaatgagagtcaagaaagaaaaaccgtactttgcataaaacgtgaaaaaaacgtgcgataatttttcttaagattttcctttcaaagtaaaacatttgtactccctattgaaaccatgaatatggaggtgaaaattgtgaatcagggggcggcttatacgcgagaaattgtaaaattcaatgattttaaggcaattttaagggtgcggcttatacacgggggcggctaatatgcaagaaaatgcgGTGAATCTACTTTTTGTCtcgtattgtttttttccctgcagGAAATATGCACGCTAGTTCTGGCCGCTTTGCTGATGGGTGATAAAATGAGCATCCTTAACTGGCTTGGCTTTGCCGTGTGTCTGTGTGGCATTGCATTGCACGTGGGAGTCAAAGTGTATTATTCCAAAAGTGAGTAAATCAATGGCGAGTTGTAATAAGTGTTGAACTGTCATGAACATTTTGATAAAAATAAGGGTCACTCAAAGGTGTTACAGGTGTGCAAATTCTTGGGTTGTAATGAATAGTGTCGCCGTCGTTCCTATTTGTTGTAAAAtactgttgtaaaaaaaaaattgtgccattttccccttttctttCAGATAAGAGCCCGTCCTTGCGGCAACTGAACAGTAAGAGCCCAGAGCTTGAGTTACCCTTGCTCCGAAATAATGAAGACTCTGCTCCCGAGAATGAGaacgaggaagaagaagaaatcacGCTGCATTGACAGATGCCAAACAGTAGAGGTCTGAATCTGCCTTCAGACCTCGTAACGCTGTTCAGTTTATGGCATACTGCGGGTGGTGAAAGGTAGACACCATGTTGTCTTGTTTTACATCCATGTCATTAGGTCTGTCTTCATTAAGGCTGATATTATGAATTCGCTCCTTAATAGCTAATTATTTTCCTCAGGGCGGTGTCAATACGTTTGTGGATTTTCTGTTCGTGTGTCAACAATATATGATTGACCATGCTTGTTGGggctttattttgaaactgtgATATTATGGGACTGTTTACAATGTGACAGATGAAATTTCTATTGAAGAAGCACAAAATTAATGACTTTCTTGTATGTCGCTAATTAGGTTGTCCACCAATTTCATGAGTGCTTAGTCTTTCCATCGTCTAATCtcgatttgttttgtttaatggAATTGAGGACCAAAAGTAATGTGATTATCAGCCTTTTGAGCACGTATGGCTGCCATCGGCAATTTTCCtttagtatttattgattatgtgaCTGATAACAAAAACTATATGATGAATTATCAACACTTTGAAATAGCCtttctaaatgtttttaaagtcaATTGTTCCTCAGTCATAAACACTTAATAAGACCCTTTGAGTGTAAAAGGACTCTGGCGCAAAAAGGATGTTCTTCGGCAAATATTTCTGTGTATTAGGAAACTACAGCTTTTCTTTATTTCAAACAATGAACTGTAAGGGAAGAGCAAAAGGAAAATTATAGCAGAAGCCCTTGCCCACactattgctgtcatttcagtTATGACCGTAATGTGCCTTATTATCGGACTCAAAACTAAGAGTTTTATAGGAATATACCGCTGAGGAGGTGAAATACCTGAACAAATTATATTAATAAACTATTTTTGTGGCACCTTTGAGAAtgtgttgctttttttgtacCGAGTTGGTGCCCACCATTTTCACTATTGAGAGATTgtttatttgaccatttttatttgaaatatttaatcTAAATCCTGTCTCCAAGATAATACAATGCATAGACTCAGTATATTTGAAGCACATTTCCGCATGGAAATGCACGTCAAAGTGGTCACCGTATTGGATGTGGAAGAGTAGGACACTTCCAGGCTTACATTAGCAATAAACTTTTACTATCATATTAAAACGTTACAATATTGTTAACGAATCAAACTGATAAACGTGCGCGTAAATTATTTTGCTTCGTACCATAAAGCAAGAGTCAAACCATCAAAACAATATCTGACTTGAATAAGAATTCACAGGTCTGCCACGTCCAATATGGAAGACACGCTCACGTATCGCAACAAGGGGTCCGCCAACTTGGGCGTGTTCTAGGTGCATCTGATTTCTACGGTTCTACCGCGCCCCATTACGGAGAAGTTTggaaaaccacacacacaagAGCATTTAGTGCATAATTACATAGCGTGCATGCGAGGGTGCTCGGTTCGACCTACTTTGGGGCAGAACATGCTCTAAATGTGGAGGACTGATTAACAAGGACCCGAAGAAGCAGCAACAGGCAGGTAAGAGCTCACCTTGCTCCGCGTGCCCATTCACAACCAAACGCCATAGTTCAGGATTCTTTTATGAAGCATGTCATGGTGagatatattgtttttttctttcttatttttactcggttataactttttttttttagcctttgtCTCTAATCACGTATTCATCATTGCGATGCACAGGTGACCGTAGCTAAGTCTAAAAtgaactcattcatttttttgttttcgagTAGAGGATAACAAAAAATCAGTAGTAATAtcttttatattcatttattacctatttgtttatgtctaaaatgtcttcctGTGTCTGTTCTCAACcatcttgctactgcgacagtgaattttccgaatacgggatgaataaagttatctaaattaatctaatgtttttgttattattattgagcACAGAACTagtaccgttttttttttttttttaccgtta includes the following:
- the LOC144082803 gene encoding solute carrier family 35 member C2-like, encoding MACPVQFLCRTIWNVGLVLLYYVFSIGITFYNKWLMKGFHYPLFMTLVHLALTFCLSALTRYVMQCWTGKTRVILTWTDYLHKVAPTALATTLDIGLSNWSFLFITISLYTMTKSSAVLFILFFSLVLKLEEPNPFLILVVLLIASGLFMFTFQSTQFNLEGFLMVLLASFIGGIRWTFTQVLMQKAELGLQNPVDAIYHLQPLMFLGLFPLFLYNEGLSLGTSDKLFLVTELPPLLYSVFLLCIGGILAFGLGFSEFLLVSRTSSLTLSISGIFKEICTLVLAALLMGDKMSILNWLGFAVCLCGIALHVGVKVYYSKNKSPSLRQLNSKSPELELPLLRNNEDSAPENENEEEEEITLH